A stretch of the Mesorhizobium sp. Pch-S genome encodes the following:
- a CDS encoding autotransporter outer membrane beta-barrel domain-containing protein → MALLHSACFHRTTVAAAMTVLLPSAEALAQCAPPPPAAVSISSGNCEDPAFTARESAGTVVEVTGTGSYSATSTHLLVTNSGYGAHATGGGTISFTGLPDDSTTLSEITTYGLGSHALYAEGGGLITGDNIAIYTNDAGAYGVGAVGAASSVTLSDGAVNTFGDGSHGVYAASGGTIILTRTDIQTYGAGASAVFVDAGGSITLNNLNTYSNGDHGPGAVASGAGSSLTLNKTYVNVTSNGSAGLFADGGGMVTMNGGAIASGDYYGGTVIANTPGIVARGTGSSIQVSNGATSATYGANSPGVWADAGATIDFSGYGIFTYQPNSPGASASGAGSTVTLTNTIVRTSGPWSAGLLVTDAGTITVTNTEVTTGFRVTGGNPPVLQFPDAQIGLEAHGAEVVGAGSRLQAENADFTTNGDGAVGVRISQGGIASIVGSTIATRGDDTITAGGADGVRVNDAGSHGVVTGTLITTAGMNGVGLHARAGGTIVAKDVRLATQGQNARGVQAQEPDSTIALTRTAIITGGTGAAGVQADNGGTVQIVGGSVATTGSTAHGFAAINGGTVNATGTAVSATGAGSTAIYLAGKGPSAISVTGGSLTATDGAIIRAEGGDGTVSISGGTTINPAIVNGRLLLAQVTEDAAAKPAKLTLNITGLPSLTGDIIVDPSTLSYNLSNSNWTGNLLLTGSGNTATASLTTARWTGDLLADADNTADVALAQGSLWTGLARNATDVAIDGSSAWDVTGDSNATGTVTNAGLIQFLARPGAYSTLTVRNYAGNNGRIGFNTYLESDNSPSNLLVIDGGRASGTSSVLVDNAGGPGAQTVADGIRLVQVTRNGTTATNAFTLGQRVAAGAYEYQLFRGGSTGADDWFLRSHLVNPPTTPTAPSGPDIPLYRPEVALYAPIPAIGRQMGLATLGTLHERVGEEENIRNLTGRGYVNGGWGRVFGENTRNQWDGTVDSRAAGDLVGIQAGLDVIRTDPYAGGHRDHLGVYGAYTDYSAHSVSGFALGIENLRVGRLSMAGPSLGAYWTHFGPSGWYVDAVFQGNWYDINARSDYGAALSTDATGYTASVEAGYPIRFGEGNRWQIEPQAQIISQTISVNRSSDAYSGVSWDEGHAWTGRLGARLQYTDEDAQGRLWQPYARVNLWHAFSGNDSAIFGSASPAIETRFGDTALELGGGVTARVNQNVSIYGQGSYRWSLDGNRSRQTATAGTIGIRLNW, encoded by the coding sequence ATGGCGCTGCTGCATTCTGCCTGCTTCCATCGCACCACTGTGGCCGCCGCGATGACGGTGCTCCTGCCTTCGGCGGAAGCGCTTGCGCAATGCGCCCCGCCGCCACCTGCGGCGGTGAGCATCTCCTCCGGCAACTGCGAGGATCCGGCGTTCACCGCGCGAGAGAGCGCGGGCACCGTGGTCGAGGTCACCGGCACCGGGAGTTATAGCGCCACCTCTACCCATCTTCTGGTAACGAACAGCGGCTACGGCGCGCATGCGACCGGCGGCGGAACAATCTCGTTCACCGGCCTGCCTGACGATAGCACTACGCTGAGCGAAATCACGACTTATGGCTTGGGCAGCCACGCCCTCTATGCCGAGGGTGGCGGACTGATCACCGGTGACAACATCGCCATCTACACAAACGACGCCGGCGCTTATGGCGTCGGCGCGGTGGGAGCCGCTAGCAGCGTTACGTTGTCCGATGGCGCGGTAAACACTTTCGGTGACGGCTCCCACGGGGTCTATGCGGCGAGCGGTGGGACGATCATTCTGACCCGAACCGATATCCAGACCTACGGCGCGGGTGCTTCCGCTGTCTTCGTGGACGCCGGAGGCTCGATCACCCTCAACAACCTGAACACGTACAGCAACGGAGACCATGGTCCGGGCGCCGTCGCCTCCGGTGCCGGCAGCAGCCTCACCCTCAACAAGACCTATGTGAACGTGACGAGCAACGGCAGCGCCGGACTGTTCGCCGACGGCGGGGGAATGGTCACCATGAACGGTGGGGCCATCGCGAGCGGCGACTATTACGGCGGCACCGTCATTGCCAACACACCGGGCATCGTCGCCCGGGGCACCGGCAGCAGCATCCAGGTCAGCAATGGCGCAACTTCCGCCACCTATGGCGCAAACAGCCCCGGTGTCTGGGCGGACGCCGGAGCCACGATCGACTTTTCGGGCTACGGCATCTTCACCTATCAACCCAATTCTCCCGGCGCGTCGGCAAGTGGAGCGGGCAGCACGGTCACCCTGACCAACACCATCGTGCGCACGTCCGGCCCTTGGAGCGCTGGCCTGCTTGTCACCGACGCTGGAACAATCACCGTGACGAATACCGAGGTCACCACCGGCTTCAGGGTGACCGGTGGCAACCCGCCAGTCCTCCAGTTCCCAGATGCCCAGATCGGCTTGGAGGCGCATGGCGCCGAGGTGGTCGGTGCCGGCAGCCGATTGCAAGCCGAGAATGCTGACTTCACAACGAATGGTGATGGTGCCGTCGGCGTGAGGATCAGCCAGGGCGGCATAGCCTCAATTGTCGGTAGTACCATTGCAACCAGGGGTGATGATACCATTACGGCCGGCGGCGCCGATGGTGTGCGCGTGAACGATGCCGGAAGTCATGGTGTCGTGACCGGAACTTTGATAACCACTGCGGGCATGAATGGCGTAGGCTTGCATGCCAGGGCGGGCGGCACAATCGTCGCCAAGGATGTGAGGCTCGCCACACAAGGGCAGAACGCCCGCGGCGTCCAGGCACAGGAGCCTGACAGCACCATAGCCCTGACGCGTACCGCCATCATCACCGGCGGCACCGGTGCCGCGGGCGTCCAGGCCGACAATGGGGGCACGGTGCAGATCGTCGGCGGTTCGGTTGCCACGACTGGCAGCACTGCGCATGGATTTGCCGCCATCAACGGCGGTACAGTCAATGCCACCGGCACTGCGGTCTCAGCGACCGGTGCCGGATCGACGGCGATTTACCTTGCCGGTAAGGGTCCGAGTGCGATCTCTGTCACCGGTGGCAGCCTAACCGCCACGGATGGCGCGATCATCCGGGCGGAGGGCGGCGACGGCACCGTCTCGATCAGCGGCGGAACAACGATAAACCCGGCCATCGTGAACGGTCGGCTATTGCTGGCGCAGGTAACCGAGGATGCCGCGGCCAAACCGGCCAAGCTGACGCTGAACATCACCGGATTGCCTTCGCTGACCGGCGACATCATCGTCGATCCCTCCACCCTCAGCTACAATCTCAGCAACAGCAATTGGACCGGCAATCTGCTGCTGACCGGCTCGGGCAACACCGCCACCGCCAGCCTGACCACGGCGCGATGGACGGGCGACCTTTTGGCCGATGCCGACAACACCGCCGATGTGGCGCTGGCGCAAGGCAGCCTCTGGACCGGCCTGGCGCGGAACGCGACCGATGTTGCCATCGATGGCAGCAGCGCCTGGGATGTGACCGGGGATTCCAACGCGACCGGCACGGTGACCAATGCCGGCCTGATCCAGTTCCTCGCACGACCGGGAGCCTACAGCACGCTGACGGTCCGCAACTATGCCGGCAACAACGGCCGCATCGGCTTCAACACCTATCTTGAATCGGACAACTCGCCGAGCAACCTGCTGGTGATCGATGGCGGCCGGGCAAGCGGCACGTCGTCGGTGCTGGTGGACAATGCGGGCGGTCCAGGTGCGCAGACCGTGGCAGATGGCATCCGGCTGGTGCAGGTGACCCGTAATGGCACCACCGCGACGAACGCCTTCACGCTCGGCCAGCGCGTCGCCGCAGGCGCCTATGAGTACCAGCTCTTCCGCGGCGGCAGCACCGGCGCCGATGATTGGTTCCTGCGCTCCCACCTCGTCAACCCGCCGACGACCCCGACGGCGCCGAGCGGTCCGGACATCCCGCTCTACCGTCCGGAGGTGGCGCTCTATGCACCGATCCCGGCGATCGGCCGGCAGATGGGGCTCGCGACCCTCGGCACCCTGCATGAGCGCGTCGGCGAGGAAGAGAACATCCGAAACCTGACCGGCCGCGGCTACGTCAATGGCGGCTGGGGCCGCGTCTTCGGGGAAAACACGCGCAACCAGTGGGACGGTACCGTCGACAGCCGTGCTGCCGGCGACCTCGTCGGAATACAGGCCGGCCTCGACGTCATCCGCACCGATCCCTATGCCGGCGGTCATCGCGACCATCTCGGCGTCTATGGTGCGTATACCGATTACAGTGCGCACTCGGTCTCCGGCTTTGCCCTCGGTATCGAGAACCTTCGTGTCGGCCGTCTGTCGATGGCAGGACCTTCTCTCGGCGCCTACTGGACCCATTTCGGGCCAAGCGGCTGGTATGTCGACGCCGTCTTCCAGGGCAACTGGTACGACATAAACGCGCGCTCGGACTACGGGGCCGCGCTGTCCACCGACGCCACCGGCTATACCGCTTCCGTGGAGGCTGGTTATCCGATCCGCTTCGGCGAAGGCAATCGCTGGCAGATCGAGCCGCAGGCGCAGATCATCTCCCAAACCATCTCGGTCAACCGCTCCAGCGACGCCTACTCCGGCGTGAGTTGGGACGAGGGCCATGCCTGGACGGGACGGCTCGGGGCACGGCTGCAATATACCGATGAGGATGCGCAAGGCAGGCTCTGGCAGCCTTATGCGCGGGTCAATCTCTGGCACGCCTTCTCCGGCAATGACAGCGCGATCTTCGGCTCCGCCTCACCCGCCATCGAGACCCGTTTTGGCGATACCGCACTCGAGCTCGGCGGCGGTGTAACCGCGCGGGTCAACCAGAATGTGAGCATCTACGGACAAGGCTCCTACCGCTGGTCGCTCGATGGCAATCGCAGTCGCCAGACCGCAACCGCAGGCACCATCGGCATCCGTTTGAATTGGTAG
- a CDS encoding class I SAM-dependent methyltransferase, which produces MNNRYGTLASWVYNLDKPVGRSFGDVEYYRQRLGESEGPILEPAVGNGRVYVPLLESGFSIEGFDASDEMLGYCLDECRKRNLSASVTRQTFEDFSYGRSFAAIIIPAGSFQLVTDTTSAIAVLRRFYDHLVPGGKLILDLDPIDSFLGPTGSVRRWKTEDGDLLTLTDHRVETDYVAQTTLACLRYELWQDGNLAKSELDLFKLRWWGVEELTMALERAGFVDVVVSGNYQHGRAPHKDDEIISFEALRPE; this is translated from the coding sequence ATGAACAATCGTTACGGGACACTGGCTTCCTGGGTCTATAATCTGGACAAACCGGTCGGGCGTTCATTCGGCGATGTTGAATATTATCGGCAACGCCTTGGCGAATCCGAGGGCCCGATCCTGGAACCTGCTGTCGGCAACGGTCGCGTTTATGTGCCACTGCTCGAGTCTGGTTTTTCGATCGAAGGGTTCGATGCGTCCGACGAGATGCTCGGCTACTGCCTGGACGAATGCAGGAAGAGAAACCTTTCCGCAAGCGTAACACGACAGACCTTCGAAGACTTCTCCTATGGCAGAAGCTTTGCAGCCATCATCATCCCGGCGGGGTCGTTTCAGTTGGTGACGGATACGACATCGGCGATCGCTGTGCTGAGACGGTTTTATGATCACCTGGTTCCCGGCGGAAAATTGATCCTAGATCTCGACCCCATAGATAGTTTCCTTGGGCCGACCGGTTCGGTCCGGCGTTGGAAAACAGAGGATGGCGATCTGCTGACACTCACGGATCATCGGGTTGAAACAGACTATGTCGCGCAGACCACGCTCGCCTGTCTGCGCTATGAACTCTGGCAAGATGGAAACCTTGCGAAATCCGAACTCGATTTGTTCAAGTTGCGGTGGTGGGGCGTCGAAGAGCTCACGATGGCGCTGGAGCGCGCGGGCTTTGTCGATGTCGTGGTGTCAGGCAACTATCAGCATGGAAGAGCACCGCACAAAGACGACGAAATCATCAGTTTCGAGGCGCTCCGCCCCGAATGA
- a CDS encoding helix-turn-helix domain-containing protein, with protein sequence MTIPRLYYVTTGLDPNQAFATWSAVLSPLFEPRPWTRSKTLPAGSANGAILGDIVIAKVSFEPQMFVRDGQRIASTPDHILLHLYMSGGFNGKVSGEQVSISPGKVAVIDLAHEVRTRAFASTTLSLIVPRRMLGEIAPGTLKPRLDARRNELLVAHMRSLQERSTQISQDEVARTVSDTADFLKRLLLQPDFTSRSSRHTDDDLLSLAEAAIRDNLAIGKLSPDFLAEKLGISRASLYRAFARRGGIMRYVQERRLIAVRAALSDPLETRKLSQIASDLGFNSEAHFSRTFRQRFGTTASEYRRMQLEASAQNQLTSPDVVNRWWVDVAAKAHSARTAPS encoded by the coding sequence ATGACCATACCCAGACTCTACTATGTGACGACCGGACTGGATCCGAACCAGGCCTTTGCGACCTGGAGCGCGGTGTTATCCCCCCTGTTCGAGCCGAGGCCGTGGACGCGCAGCAAAACCCTGCCCGCCGGATCGGCGAACGGCGCTATTCTGGGTGACATTGTCATCGCCAAAGTATCGTTCGAACCACAGATGTTTGTCCGGGATGGACAGCGCATCGCTTCGACGCCGGACCACATCTTGCTGCATCTCTATATGAGCGGTGGTTTCAACGGAAAGGTATCCGGAGAACAGGTCTCTATCAGCCCGGGAAAGGTCGCGGTGATCGACCTGGCCCATGAGGTGCGGACGCGTGCGTTCGCTTCCACCACCTTGTCGCTGATTGTTCCCCGCAGGATGCTAGGCGAAATAGCGCCGGGCACGTTGAAACCACGGCTCGACGCAAGGCGCAACGAACTCCTTGTTGCCCATATGCGGTCACTTCAGGAGCGCAGCACGCAAATTTCGCAGGACGAGGTTGCACGCACCGTTTCCGACACGGCGGATTTCCTGAAGCGACTGTTGCTGCAGCCGGACTTCACATCCAGAAGTTCGCGCCATACCGATGATGACCTCTTGTCGCTGGCGGAGGCCGCAATCCGTGACAATCTTGCCATCGGCAAACTCTCCCCGGATTTCCTTGCTGAGAAGCTTGGCATCTCGCGGGCATCGCTCTACCGCGCCTTCGCCCGCCGGGGTGGCATCATGCGCTATGTTCAGGAACGTCGGCTCATCGCGGTGCGAGCGGCCCTGAGCGATCCCCTCGAAACACGCAAACTGTCCCAAATAGCCTCAGATCTCGGCTTCAACAGTGAAGCCCATTTCAGCCGCACGTTCCGTCAACGGTTCGGCACGACCGCAAGCGAATATCGCAGGATGCAACTCGAGGCATCAGCGCAAAACCAGCTGACCAGTCCGGACGTCGTGAACCGGTGGTGGGTGGACGTGGCGGCGAAAGCTCATTCAGCGCGCACAGCGCCCTCTTGA
- a CDS encoding helix-turn-helix transcriptional regulator, with translation MRAARALIGLSQTELARRAGVSVPTIKRCESDSERAAAVSSETQDKVRSVLEAEGVEFTNGKHPGVKLVRS, from the coding sequence ATGCGAGCGGCTCGGGCGCTAATAGGTCTCTCCCAAACAGAGTTGGCCCGCCGAGCCGGTGTCTCTGTTCCCACGATCAAGCGCTGTGAAAGTGACAGCGAACGCGCTGCGGCGGTTTCAAGCGAGACTCAAGACAAAGTGCGATCAGTTCTCGAAGCTGAAGGTGTTGAGTTCACCAACGGCAAGCATCCCGGTGTTAAGTTAGTTCGCTCTTAA
- a CDS encoding helix-turn-helix domain-containing protein, with protein sequence MPADCGIMVSPRQIRAARALLGWSQQQLADAAIVSVNALARLENGKVDSRVSTLQSIERALKKAGIEFLSVDKKGEGVRLLDPEA encoded by the coding sequence ATGCCTGCCGATTGTGGCATCATGGTCAGTCCACGACAGATTCGAGCCGCTCGGGCTCTGCTTGGTTGGTCGCAGCAGCAGCTCGCGGACGCGGCAATCGTTTCGGTGAACGCTTTGGCGCGGCTTGAGAACGGCAAGGTCGATTCACGCGTCAGCACGCTGCAGTCCATCGAAAGAGCCCTGAAAAAAGCCGGCATAGAATTCCTGTCGGTGGACAAGAAGGGCGAAGGTGTCCGGTTGCTGGACCCGGAGGCGTGA
- a CDS encoding helix-turn-helix transcriptional regulator codes for MLACSRWGAGREERVEHKRTSLTRAGSLKSGVPAGLTPEPHPADQHVGRQIAMVRVQSDVSQAQLARAIGISFQQLQKYENGRNRVSASMLYEIAKALKVPVGRFFQGLPGHDAVNGEAVPLPADERIHFIASAEGRRLIAGLVQLRPRLRARISELIADLTVNP; via the coding sequence ATGCTGGCGTGCTCAAGATGGGGCGCGGGACGGGAGGAACGGGTGGAGCACAAACGGACCTCGCTGACACGGGCGGGCTCGTTAAAGTCTGGAGTCCCCGCGGGTCTTACGCCCGAGCCGCATCCTGCCGACCAGCATGTCGGGCGGCAGATCGCGATGGTCCGCGTCCAGTCGGACGTATCGCAGGCACAACTGGCGCGCGCCATCGGCATCAGCTTCCAGCAATTGCAGAAATATGAGAACGGACGCAACCGCGTCAGCGCTTCCATGCTTTACGAGATCGCCAAGGCGCTCAAGGTTCCCGTCGGACGCTTCTTCCAGGGGTTACCGGGCCATGACGCGGTCAACGGTGAAGCCGTACCACTGCCTGCCGATGAGCGCATTCATTTCATTGCGAGCGCCGAAGGACGACGGCTCATCGCCGGCCTGGTGCAATTGCGCCCACGCTTGCGTGCGCGCATTTCGGAACTGATCGCCGACTTGACCGTCAATCCCTGA
- a CDS encoding low affinity iron permease family protein, translated as MGAVAALAWQAQTKTTTGADALRGRMLGQQAGSSTHEFWNVNSRLSLSRHRRFDSGRGSMEKVFSHFADTISRWTGKPATFVLCALAVVVWAVSGPFFGFSETWQLIINTGTTIVTFLMVFLIQSTQNRDSTAVQAKLDELIRVGQGKNEFIGIERLTDAEVAQFRAWCESKAKHARRKSPPWDDRKAARSKAARS; from the coding sequence GTGGGTGCCGTTGCCGCTTTGGCCTGGCAGGCGCAGACAAAGACGACGACCGGGGCTGATGCGCTGCGGGGGCGGATGCTTGGGCAGCAGGCGGGTTCGAGTACCCACGAATTTTGGAACGTCAACAGTCGTTTGTCGTTGAGTCGACACAGGCGTTTCGACAGCGGGCGGGGTTCCATGGAAAAAGTCTTTTCTCATTTCGCCGACACCATTTCGCGGTGGACGGGCAAGCCTGCGACATTCGTGCTTTGCGCTCTGGCGGTCGTCGTCTGGGCGGTCAGCGGCCCGTTTTTCGGCTTCTCCGAGACCTGGCAACTGATCATCAACACAGGCACGACCATCGTAACCTTCCTGATGGTGTTCCTGATCCAAAGCACGCAGAACCGCGACAGCACCGCGGTGCAGGCGAAACTGGACGAACTCATCAGGGTCGGCCAGGGCAAGAACGAGTTCATCGGCATCGAGCGGCTGACGGATGCCGAGGTCGCGCAGTTTCGGGCATGGTGCGAAAGCAAGGCGAAACATGCCCGGCGAAAAAGTCCCCCATGGGACGACAGAAAAGCAGCACGTTCCAAAGCAGCACGGTCCTGA
- a CDS encoding Crp/Fnr family transcriptional regulator: MQTLPERLENNLLRSLDAEDLTILKPHLEDWQADAGTVIHRPGEPLRDAFFPRGASMISYCVVFGRKRSVDTMFVGREGAAGCIVTQGQLPAYTQAQVRTSGPFWRIRLSRLDEARRQSSNLESVFARYSECVLAQVFQSVACDSNHSIEQRAAKWLLTAIDRTGGTNLTLTQEQFASMLGIGRSYLSRVVHDLRKRGILETRRNRIIVQKPDQLRALACDCDTAVSRHFATLLKGVYANKGSGR, from the coding sequence ATGCAAACCCTGCCCGAAAGGCTGGAAAACAATCTTCTAAGGTCCCTCGATGCGGAGGATCTCACGATCCTCAAGCCTCACCTGGAGGATTGGCAGGCAGACGCGGGCACTGTCATTCACCGACCGGGAGAGCCGCTTCGCGATGCTTTCTTTCCGCGTGGTGCGAGCATGATTTCTTACTGCGTCGTTTTCGGGCGCAAGCGCAGTGTCGACACGATGTTTGTTGGCCGCGAGGGCGCAGCCGGCTGCATTGTCACTCAGGGCCAGTTGCCGGCCTACACACAGGCGCAAGTGCGCACCAGCGGCCCTTTCTGGAGGATAAGGCTGTCGAGGCTTGATGAGGCGAGACGTCAGTCGTCAAACCTGGAGAGCGTTTTTGCGCGCTATTCGGAATGTGTGCTGGCTCAGGTGTTCCAGTCGGTCGCCTGCGATTCCAATCATTCCATCGAACAACGAGCGGCCAAATGGTTGCTGACGGCCATCGATCGAACCGGCGGAACCAATCTGACGCTGACGCAGGAGCAGTTCGCGTCAATGCTGGGCATAGGCCGGAGCTATCTGAGCCGGGTGGTTCATGATTTGCGCAAGCGAGGCATTCTCGAGACGAGACGCAATCGCATCATCGTTCAAAAGCCTGATCAGCTGCGCGCGCTTGCCTGCGATTGCGACACTGCAGTTTCGAGACACTTCGCGACGCTCTTGAAGGGGGTCTACGCAAACAAAGGCTCCGGTCGCTAA